Part of the Gadus chalcogrammus isolate NIFS_2021 chromosome 22, NIFS_Gcha_1.0, whole genome shotgun sequence genome is shown below.
gacaggaagtgaaggacaggtggacaggaagtgaaggTCAAAGGAGAggtggacaggaagtgaaggCCAAAGGACAggtggacaggaagtgaaggTCTCAGGAAACAGAAGAACAAAGTGGGCATTCATAATTGTTGACCTTGTGTTCCTTTAGCAGGGTTTGAGCGCTGCCCCGTCCAGACTTAAGCCTTTGTATATTGGGTGGTATAACCGCAGGCTAGATGGAGCTGTCTTTGACACTCTTGTAAGCCCCATATAACATCCCTCCATTGCATCATGGAACCCTGCAGATGAGGCTTCTTCTTACCATAGAGCTGGCTTCTGTCTCCAGTACCCTGCAGATGAGGCTTCTTCTTACCATAGAGCTGGCTTCTGTCTTCTCCTGACCATAGAACTGATTCTGTCTTCACCCCTCTGGCCCGGAGTCATGCCCATATCGCTGCAGGGGCTGCCCTGACAGGCAGCCCATTTCAGGAGGACTTTTTGGCCTTTTGTCAGTACGATTCGGACACGGGTTCTCCTCCGACTGTGGTGAACTCCCCCCACGCCTGGGTTTGGGCTTTGTCGGTACTGAAGATAATATTTTACTGTCCTGCATTGActattaaaaaaacaaggagACCAACTCAAATacaaagaggaaaaaacatCAAAGAATTATTCTCTGCATTTAAACAGTGAGTTAGTGCAAGTTCAAATTGGCTTCTTTTCCAAACCTATTATGGTGTAAAATTCTGGCATAAATGTGGGTCTTTTCAACTCAATATATATGAAAAATCATGAACCATtacttttttgtttgtatgtgtggacGAGAGTGGATTCGCAGTGGATTGTCTGCAACATACATTGAGTATACAAAAAAATGTACTGCAGCTCAATAAAAAACATATGACGAGTTAACCCTTCGTGGGGGGGTTCTGCAGATGTGGCCCCGCGAAGCCTCACGGGACTTTCCTCACTtccgcctctcctcccccttgccGCTTCCGCTTGCTTtcaccaccagagggcgctgctGTGCTTTCACTCTCCCTTCTGCCAGCCTGACGCTCAAGCCACAAGCTACCCGAGTCCGACCCGCAGTCGAGCAGTGAGGAGGTGTTATTGCTGTACTGGCTGTAAAACGCTGCGCTGCCCCTGTAGTGTCCCATCACCTCGCTGTAGGTGGGCGGTGGGCTCTCCGTCCGAGTGTTCGCACCGCCGACTCCGGAGGTGAAACTCGGCCCGCGGCCGACATAAATGTCGATGAAGTTCCTGTCGTAGACGGTCCGGTTGGGCGGCGCGCGCACCGAGGCCCGGCTCAGCTCCAGCTGCTGCTCGGGGTCCCGCAGCTTCAGGGTGCAGGGGCCCTTGTAGGGGGGCAGCTCCTCGCCGTCGGACAGGGAGATGGACGGCGGCAGGTTGATGATGTCCTGCTGCAGGTAGGGGTAGGTGGGCTGGAAGCGGCAGAGGTGCtggttctgctgctgtgtgtagGCGGGCGGGTTGCAGACCAGCCGCTCCTGGGTGCCCTGGGGCCCGTACATCACCTGCGTGGGGAAGGGGCGTAAGGGGAGCGGGGGTGAGCGTCGACTACACGCCTGTGGGTCAATGGGGAACGCGGCATGGATTGGCTGGACTAAACCGGTTCATTATCAGGGACCTAAAACAATAAAAGTCTCAATGGATATGTTGAGCTTGTCCCACTACGGGTGTCCTACACATACtagggcccaatcccatttctaccccttaccccttcacctTACCGCTCCCCCTTATTTTgaaggggaaggagaaggggaaggggaaggggaaggggtaaggggaaggggaaggggtaaggggaaggggaagggggaaggggaaggggaaggggaaggggaaggggaaggggtaaggggtagaaatgggattgggcctagaTGTTTGTTTCCATATGTGAACCATGATCATGATCAGGGCTATGGGTGTCATATGATCACATAGCATTACACAATATTCTGCACTGAGACAGTGAGGGTAACTGCACGAGCACTGTGTTAAGCTATGGACGTCCTCACTACAACGCCGACACACCTGATGCTGGCTGATATTGGACCCTGTGTAGGGGTTCATGGGTGGGGAACTCTCCATAGAGGCAGCGGAGCTGAGCAGTAACCCAGCTCTCCTAATCCACTGACGGCAGCAGATTTAGAGATACTTACATATTGAGGATCTATTTTAGTGTGGTTCTTTTATTTtatgacttttttttattttatgactgTTTCTATTCTCTAGTAAGGTCAGTGTTTCAGGACCCCCTCTGAACAAGCTAACAGAAGGCCTAGCTGCATTTCTAAATAAACCCTTCACCACAGGGGTTCTGTGCTGAGTCACCACACAGCCATCCTGGAAGGAACGAAGAGAGATGGGAGCTAGCAGGGCTGGGATCGATCCTAGTCTGGGTGAAAAGGCGTACTGCTCACCATTCGGACAAATCAAAGTCATTTCTATCCATCTACCTTCGGGGCATCAGTGCCTCAATGGGCTAGTGACCAACCGACTGATGTAGCttctccagacacacacaaactaaacactgATTGGGTTTAGTGCCTGTACAGGATCAACTGAAGTGCTTTTGTAACCCAAGTTTCTCCATTAGGTGGACTTCTCCCAGGTGACCAGAGAGAGAAGCTCTCAGGTAACATTATGGTAACCAGCCTTTAGATGGAGGAAGTGAGCAGGATGTTTTTAAGGAACAGAGAGACCATTTGCAAATAGATTTGTTTGGAGGGTTATGTTGCTGACATTTTTCCTCCTTAAAACCCTTTATACAGATTTCCTTAGatttgtttttgatttttttcttcCACCTCTGAGATCTATTGGCTGGACTCATGGAAAGACTAAAACAAACTGGATAACATATTGATTTGGACGTACTGAAGTGAAACCCAGGTTTCTAGTTTGAGTTTGACACTGGCCCTTTTCTCATTGGTTTTCGGTGAGCAGTGATGTGATTTTCACCGTACACTATTTGAAGACAATACCCTTTACATATATAATATCAGCGTTAAATGAATACCCAGTAggagtgtggagtgtgtgttggaCCCACCAGCTGTGTAGCCTGTTGGCGGTGGCCTTGGTGCCGGGCTCGGCTGTGTCGGCTCAGGAAGGCCAGGGCAGAGAGCCGGTAGTGGTTGAGAAGGCAGAtgatcaccaccaccattaccatCATAACCACCAGGATAATTATTATCTGAACAAACTCCAGTTCAGCTGCAGACAGGAGGAGGCGTTTGAAGACAGGAAAAGATAAAGATTAGTTTTGGTTGGTATACAGGTCAAGGCATGAACGGCAATTAAAGTGACTAAtcactcacacaaaaaaatgtGAAGGAGTTGCGGTTAAAACAAAGCGCAATGCGCTGGGCTACACTGGGACAGACTCAGTGGGGAAGTGTAACGTCAAAGGAGTCCAGACCACATAATGGTGCAGAATTCATTCAATAACAGCATAATCCCCTCCCAGCTGTGCCCCAACCTCAGAGAACCAGGGATTGAGCGCCTCC
Proteins encoded:
- the LOC130376308 gene encoding protein TMEPAI-like, which encodes MQDRTPASGSTNTQSNVICSCNCTGTQPQGMDISELEFVQIIIILVVMMVMVVVIICLLNHYRLSALAFLSRHSRARHQGHRQQATQLVMYGPQGTQERLVCNPPAYTQQQNQHLCRFQPTYPYLQQDIINLPPSISLSDGEELPPYKGPCTLKLRDPEQQLELSRASVRAPPNRTVYDRNFIDIYVGRGPSFTSGVGGANTRTESPPPTYSEVMGHYRGSAAFYSQYSNNTSSLLDCGSDSGSLWLERQAGRRESESTAAPSGGESKRKRQGGGEAEVRKVP